The DNA segment CCTCGAAGCGTTGTAAGGCTTCAGGTTCTTGCGCGATACCGATCCGAATCAACGGATTGTTATCTAGGTTAGCTTTGAGCACGAGGCCGACCTTTTCGGCCCACAAGCGCCAAGGGGTTTTGTGTGGCGAACGATTCATAATAATCGCCGCCTCACTGGCACTGACGCCTTGGGCTCGCCAAGCACACCATTCGTCCGATCGCTGCGAGACATTGATGATGTTCATCACGACTGCTCCTGCAAGCGAATATGACAACCGAGGTGCAGTGTCGATAACCCGCGCCTAACGAGTTGATGATTACAGCGCCTGGCCCAGTGATAATCCGCAAAGACCAGCAAAATCTGATCGACATTAGCAAGATAAAGCCCGCCATAGCTTTCGACCAAACTTTGCAATTCAGTCGGACTAGGCACAGGAATTTCATGCACCGAATGGCCTGGATTTATGCTGCGCTCCAAGTAACTGCGTCCATGTCGGCGTAATACCGTTGGTGAATCGTAACGATGCCAGTCGGTATGACACGGTAGGCGGTTTGATGATTGATCAATAGCATTCATGACATCTCCTTCAGTAAAAAGGCGCCATGACAATCACCCCAAGGGCGATACAAGGCGCCCTGGTAGGGTTGAAAATGACCAGCGAGTGGCTGGCAGTTAAAGGTTAAAACATCAAACGATTAGCGATGCGTGCCGAGCGTTTCCCGTGCTTGGGTGAGCGCTTCAGAAGCAGGATCGGACATCGGCGGTATGGCCGTGCTGTCAATCGGATGCTGGGCATCAGTTGACGTTGCCATGGCCGCTGTCGAGGCTTTGTCCAATTCCGCAATGGCAAAGGTCAAATCCAGTCCGACAAACTTGTTGTTGGCATAGTCGTAAGCCGCTTTCCAGGCCCCAGCCAACGCGGTACGTCGGACCAGTTCACTAACCGCTTTTTGCACCTTGGGTGAAATCATCGATAGATCAATCACCCGCGGTGGCTCAACAGTGCCGACATTCGCATCATCGCGAAACACTGCTTCGTCAACGCGACTGGCTGTGCCATTAATCACACTGCCATCATTGATGTCGTCGATGCTTTTGCCATCCATTTCCTCTGCGGCATAGCCACATTCCTCAGGAAAGGCCGCACGCAGTGAAGCCGCTTTACCGCACTTGGCCAACTGACCTTTTGGCCGTTTGATCCACATAGCGGTGGGTACTTGCGAGTTTTTACCGCCAGCGGTGCTATACGCTTCTTGCCAATACACTTCTTCGGTGAAGGCACAGCGCTTGCCGCTGACAATCCGGTACACGGTTACCGCAACCCATTCGGGAAACGTCACGGTGACACTGGATTCTTGCCATTGGTCGTTGTCGTCCTTATAGCGACCGCTAAAGGTTTTGGTGATATCGGGTCCCCATACGGGGCGATCCATTCCAGCCCAAACCCCGGTGCGCGAGGCTGTGGTCTGGATTTCCATAATGGACGGCCAAACGGTTTCGACATTACGGCCCAAGGCGGCACTCCACATCGGCACCACATGCACCGGCTTTTTGAAAATATCCAGCTTGCGAGCTTTGCAGTAATCCAGCGCCATTAAGATGGCTTCGGGCGTTTTAGCCGTTGGGAAAGTCACTTCGGTAAGCACTTTCCAGGATTGCTCGGAAAGGCCATAGACCTGGTTGGCGTCAATCGGCATCAGCAGATTGCGGGTTTTGGGTGGGTAATGGGTACGGGATTGATTGCTCATTGCGTGTCTCCTTAAAAAGTGAGGACGCAATGCCCCAGTCGGGGAATGACGTCCCCATGGGGTAAAAAACACCGACATAGCAACGCTATTCGGCAAATTGTGAGTAGTTCAAGCCGGTTGGCCGAAAGTCACTAAAGCGGTTGATCAGAAAAACGGGATATCATCGAAATCCTCATCCATACCTGCAGCATCAGATGCAGTGGATGGTGAAGAAGTCGGATGGGCATGGCCATTGGTGCCAGACGAATCGCCTGCGCGATCCAGCATTTGCAGTTCATGAGCCACGACTTCCGTGCGGTAGCGCTTTTCGCCATTTTTGTCCCATTGCTGAGTGCGAAGCGTGCCTTCCACGTAAATCTGGCAACCTTTCTTCAAATACTCGCCAGCGGTGTCGGCCAGTTTTTTGAAAAAAACCACCCGATGCCATTCCGTACGTTCTTGTTTGGCGTTTTTTGTATCTTTCCAGACTTCGCTGGTCGCCAAACGCACTGCAACCACTTTGCCGCCGTTATTGGGTAGATACCGAATATCCGGATCAGCGCCAAGACGACCCAATAAAATAACTTTATTCACACCACGGTTTGCCATGATCAAATCCTCCAATCGGCCGCGCCCGACAGTTAAAAATAAACCCATCTGCGCGGTGATGGGGATCGTCCTGGAGGCATCATCCCGGTTGGGAAAATACATTCCCGGACAGGGTAAAAACAAAATCACATCAGGCTTGACGCACCTGATACGACGATGAACACCATCGCCGCCGCTTAACAACGGAACGCCGGCTAATGCCGGATTCAGTCGTCTTGAAAGACAACATGAAGGGTTGGGTGGAGTTGCTGACAGGAAACCGTTTCAGCAAAAGCACTGTCGGTTTGGCCATCAAACAACTGTCGAGGCCATTGAAGCAGAAAACATTTGGAGGGATCTTGCAGCAAATGTCGTATTCGTCATTAGCTGCAAAAGGCATTAAAAAATCTTGGCTTACTATCGGGTGCTATCCCTCATCGTGAACCAGGAACGCAAATGGCAGAAATTTCCGCAACGATTAAACCCGCTCGACTTGCGATTAGCCGTCCGGTGTTTGAACGAACTTTCAAGATTAACAGCGAGCAAGCCATTCGCGTCATACGCAATAGTTATGAGCGCTTGATTCGATCGCTGTATGCGATTGATGTGATTTTGCGCATCGTTGGTCAGGAACAAGCCGTCGATGAAATTGAAGCTATTGTCAGTATGATGATTACCGAATGTGCCGAACAACTTCAGCAGGAAAAAGCCCGTCTGGAGAAATTGAAAGCGGATAACGGGATTGCTGAAATACCCACCTACACCCATCCCCGCGAATTCGTGGCTCGGATTGCCTCGCCGCAAATTGCCCAGTTTGTAGAGTTGATTCGACTGCTCGATCAACTGATGATGGTCATGGATACCTTGTGGCTATGCCAGGTCATCGACAATAAGCATTGTGTGGATGCCCGGTACCATTGGCAGCAACGGTTACAGCGTTTGGCTAATCGAATTGTCACCATCGAACGGCAGGCGCATCGGGAAGCGTATGCACAAGGGCATGGTGAAGAGGTGCGGTTGGCTCGGCAAGAATCTGGTCTTCAAGATGAGCCGGAAACCGTAACCGAAGACGAATCCGTGATGGATGAATCCGATTCATCGCAAAACACCGGTAAGGCGGGGTCAAGATGATCACGAACCGGGATGAAATAACCTTGATGGTGTCATTATCCGATCAGGAAGCTTGGGATCTGGCGCAGTTTTTAAAGCGTGTCGGTTTGCCGAATTTCGCACTAATGCTGTAGATGGTGATGAGGCTTACCGGATGCAAGCAGCTGCGGAAAAGATCAAAAGCGGCTTGGCGGCAATTGGCTATAGCCCACGATAGCCGAATAATTTCGGCTAATCGGACATCATTGTTTGCTATTACAGAAGTTTTTACTACCGTTTTATTCCCTTAAAACCTGGTCTAAGTAAGTTCCGAAAACTATCAGAATTCATGGATAGCCAGTGTGCTTTTCGTGGCTTGTATTTAGTGGATGACGATATTTTCTCTGAATTGCTATAAAGATTTGTTACTTGATAGCTTGAGCTATGATTACCCGTTGACTCGATTACTACATCGCCGGTTTTAGTTGTAACAAGTTGAATATCTTGTTCATATAGCAGCTTTCTAACTTCAGTACTGGGGTGGTCATACTGATTGTCAAAGTTGCTACTACAAATTGCAACCGAAGGCCTAATATGTTCAAGAAATTTCTTGTTAGTAAAGCCATTGTCAGCTCCGTGATGTGCGAGAATCATAATATCCACTTCGCGACAGAGTGTTTTACATCGACGCAGCATTGCAGCGATATTTTGATCCTCAACATCACCTAGGCTCAGTACGTTAAATGATCCACGGCGGAAGAATTTAATCGTCGAATTATTGTTCGCTGAAGAATATAGCTGCTTGGGATGATAAAAAATGTCTCTGTAGCCTAATTCAGATGCAGTATTCAAAGAGGCGATATACGGTGGATCTATAGATTGTGTTTTAACCAAATATCCGTTTGATTTAGATTCACGCTGATATGCTCTAATTTTAGATAAACACGCTTTGCCGTTTTCTGTGTGCGGTTCATATCCTGGATATTCAATTTTAATCGGTAGCAGGTTGGTTAATATCCAGTTTAATCCAGAGGTGCTGCAATGATCCTGGTCCCAGCTTGTTATATGTAGTGTGTCAATCTTAGTTTTTCCACAGATTAAGAGTTCATCCTTAAGCTGAGGGTTGTTTAAATCAGTAATCACACTTTCGATTAATGTGAAATGATCATTTGCATAATAGGAGAACGATGATCCTGCTTGACCCAACTGATAAGCCCGAAAACGAGTTACTACCGACCTAAGTGCATTAGACATTTGGTTTTGTTAATCCATATTGTGTTTCTACTTGAAGAGTAACGCGATATCCATGTTCTGCCAGCAAGTCAAACTCATTGTGTTTAAGTTTTCGAAGGGTAGTTGGAAATCCGGCTGCAAACCTCGAAGACTCACATTCCAAACCTTCAGTAACTGGAGAATTAATATATAAATAAGCACCACCAAAAGGTTCTTGTTTTAGAAAATTGGCAAAAGATCGAACGCGTAATGCACGGGTTTGGTCAGACATGATGTCAGCGACTCTGGCCAGCCGGAAAGGATTCAGAGCAAAATATGAAAAGCCAGTCTTGAGGGGGGCTCCAGCGTCAGAAACGATTATAAGTTCACCTCGGTGTTTTGGCTTTCCATTTCCACCGTCAAATAAGGGTTCAAGCCCGAGGTTGTCGTACACACCACCATCATATAGATGAAGTTGTCTAAAACTTAAGTCAATCTTCTGTTCTTCACCAGTTGGCGCATTCCATGATGATCGTTTGAACCACTGAAATTCGGTAGTATCAATCTGGAGTGGTCCGAACCCTCCGGGAAATGCTGCGGATACAGCTAGCGCATTTGCCAAGGGAAATTTACCGGGAGCAGCATATCCAATGGTGTAATCTCCAATGCTATTGCGTTTGAACCGAAATCGCTTTCCGTTTTCAGCGGTCGTTCCGTTAATTGACCACTCTGGTGTTTGAGGCAAATTGTCAAGATGTTCGATAATTTCCCACTCCTGTTTTAATGCCAAAGCAAGGAGATTTGCACGGGAAAATAGAAATTGCCAATTTTGGGGTTTCAGAAGTTGACGCACTGCACCCCACTGCAAACTGCGGCTACAAAGTTTTTCTCGTAGCGTAGGGTATATTTCATTCAGAAATTGCGTGGATGTTGGCCATTGCATTTCTGCTTCTTTTAACATCAGACCGATCAATAAACTTCCACCAGAAACCGTAGAAATGCGGTGAACCTCCTCTAGCAAGCCTCTTTCAGCCAGAACGCGAAGTACTCCCAAATGGAACACCATAGCGCGTATGCCACCACCCGAAAGCGCTAAGGAAATTGGTTTGTTTTTCGAAATCGATGTGTTCATTAGTCTACAATCCCCTTCAATATTCGAATGTCATGTTCACCGACAATAAGCGAGATGGCAGGTAGCCCATCGTCAGCCATATTTAAACTAAGATAGGTTAATTGAGATATGTCATTCTGGCTCGGCGTAGCGGAATAGTTTTTCGGATGGCTATGCCATTCACCGATATATTGGACAATACCGGCTGTTCTTTTAGAAGCTTCGGCGATCCTCTCCATAAGACCTACTGTGCCTCTTTCAAATGAATTTATCGTTGACACGCTGTCTGGAGGTGCTACCAATGCGTCAACGATTACTATAGACTTGATATTGAAATCGATATAACCAATCAATACGCCTCCAGTTTCGCAGGGTAAAGCAAGATTCCGAAGACTTCGAAGCTTTTCTTCTAATCCATAATCAATACTAATTTCAAGATTTTCGAAATCTAGTTTTCTTTCTTGATAAACGGCCTGTTGATAAGAATTAACATTG comes from the Methylomonas sp. EFPC3 genome and includes:
- the bet gene encoding phage recombination protein Bet, which codes for MSNQSRTHYPPKTRNLLMPIDANQVYGLSEQSWKVLTEVTFPTAKTPEAILMALDYCKARKLDIFKKPVHVVPMWSAALGRNVETVWPSIMEIQTTASRTGVWAGMDRPVWGPDITKTFSGRYKDDNDQWQESSVTVTFPEWVAVTVYRIVSGKRCAFTEEVYWQEAYSTAGGKNSQVPTAMWIKRPKGQLAKCGKAASLRAAFPEECGYAAEEMDGKSIDDINDGSVINGTASRVDEAVFRDDANVGTVEPPRVIDLSMISPKVQKAVSELVRRTALAGAWKAAYDYANNKFVGLDLTFAIAELDKASTAAMATSTDAQHPIDSTAIPPMSDPASEALTQARETLGTHR
- the ssb gene encoding single-stranded DNA-binding protein, whose product is MLSGGDGVHRRIRCVKPDVILFLPCPGMYFPNRDDASRTIPITAQMGLFLTVGRGRLEDLIMANRGVNKVILLGRLGADPDIRYLPNNGGKVVAVRLATSEVWKDTKNAKQERTEWHRVVFFKKLADTAGEYLKKGCQIYVEGTLRTQQWDKNGEKRYRTEVVAHELQMLDRAGDSSGTNGHAHPTSSPSTASDAAGMDEDFDDIPFF
- a CDS encoding patatin-like phospholipase family protein, which codes for MNTSISKNKPISLALSGGGIRAMVFHLGVLRVLAERGLLEEVHRISTVSGGSLLIGLMLKEAEMQWPTSTQFLNEIYPTLREKLCSRSLQWGAVRQLLKPQNWQFLFSRANLLALALKQEWEIIEHLDNLPQTPEWSINGTTAENGKRFRFKRNSIGDYTIGYAAPGKFPLANALAVSAAFPGGFGPLQIDTTEFQWFKRSSWNAPTGEEQKIDLSFRQLHLYDGGVYDNLGLEPLFDGGNGKPKHRGELIIVSDAGAPLKTGFSYFALNPFRLARVADIMSDQTRALRVRSFANFLKQEPFGGAYLYINSPVTEGLECESSRFAAGFPTTLRKLKHNEFDLLAEHGYRVTLQVETQYGLTKPNV